The genomic interval GGAGTTGATCCATCTCAATATCCAAGGGAAACCTTTGGGCGTTATTGATCAGTCGTCATTGCAAGCAACTTTGGAGGAGATAGATGATGACGATGTTGAAGGGGGGAAGCCTTTGAGGGTTAATTATGAATCGGAAACAATTTTGGACAATGATGTCGTGTTGTTGATTGAAGAGCATCAGAGGAAGCCTTTGAGGGAGAGAGTAACATCAGATTCTGAGATTGTATTGTTACAACAAGAAAATGCTGACAAAAGAGATTTGGATTTGGTGATTGAACAAGTTGGGAATGAGAATATAGACTTGGAAGAGGACCTCAGTGATTGTTGGTTGGATGGTCGAAAGGCTGTTTCTGAACAAACAGTGTCATCGGAATTACATTGTGACCACAAGTTGAAGGACGCGGCCGAGGAAGGAAATCTGTACGATTATCTGTGGGCAACCAAACACCAACCCAAGTTCTTGGCAGACTTCATCTGCAACAGAGATAAAGCACTTCAGCTGAAAGCATTGGTGATAATCTGATCCTTCattctttctttttctatttacaAGACTGCAACTGAATGTACAACATAATTTCcgttaaaatatcaaaattattaagattTTGTTTTGCTATAATTGGTTCATAGGTTAAAGAGGGATGTGGGtgtaatcattttatatttgaaggACCCTCAAATGTAGGAAAGAGATCTATGATAAGGGCTATGCTTCGAGAGGTATTTGGCGCTGACAAAGTGCAGGTATATTCGCTCATGATTGATAGCGTGTTTATGCGAATATATAATAGACAAAACTACATGATATTTTTACTTTGCTGCTGAATGGCAGGTCACAGAAGAATATAAACACATCAAATTGAAGGTAATGCCTCCTTTCACTACCACTAATATCACCTCCATTTCATCTTctcttttttaattaacttcTTGATGAGTTAATGATAAAGAAAGTGTTCTTAAATTCAGCTTACAAGACCTTGCCTTATTTACTCTAGCTAACATGTATTCTTTGAGGCATTTTTCATGTAAGctcttaataattttgaaataagaTGAGTTCATATAGTGCCTATCTCCTTTGACATCAATAGGGAGAAATGGTGGAAAATCTCCAACTACGCTTACAGAAATCACTCCATCATGTTGAGGTCAATCTCTCAGAGGCAAAGGGATATGAAAAACACGTgattgttgatttatttaagGAAACATATGGTAAGGTGATAAATAGTTCACTGCCTTGTAGCCCAGAAAACTGTCAAGGTACGCACTCTAATAATGCTAAAGGTGCTGTTGTTTAATTTGTATTGACCAATAAAGTAATTCgtaacatatatatttatgttaacCTGTTTAATTATATATCTCAAACAAAAAAAAGCAATCATTTTGTACGAGGCGGAGAAGCTATCGTTAGAATCGCTGTTGTATATCAAGTGGCTGCTAGAAAAGTATAAAGGTTGTAGTAAGTTGTTTTTTTGTTGCTCTGATGAATCAAGGCTACAACCTATCGAATCACATTGCACCACTGTACGCCTTTCATCACCATCAACCCAACAGGTCATTATTTCCTCTAATCATACAATTTCAACTCTACTCAATTTCTGCTGTTATCCAAATCACTTATAATCTCATCATTTAGTAGCTGCATTTTGTATAACGTCTTGCATATTATATCAAACCTATGGAATTGATCATATCTAATGAGGAAAAACTTCATCATACTCATATAACCTATGGAGTTGATCCTATCGAATGAGGAAAAActtcattattgttatcatttaAGGAGACCAAATTACCTTTaactagaaaaaaaattgatcaagTTTTAATATTCTTCCAATCCTTTTGAATAAATAGATTGTCAAGATTTTGGAATATATTGTACAAGAGGAAGGAATAAAATTATCACCCGAATCAATTGAGAAGATAATTTTGAGGTCCAAAAACAATCTCCGTCAAGCCATTCGTTCGTTAGAGGCCACTTTTCGAAACAAGTGAGTCATCATCATTTACAAAGATACTTCACAATGTTAATTGAAGCTTAGACAACATTTTCCCCTTCCATGTCCCTTCTCTGTTAAAATTTCTCCTCTTTCTTCATTTGAACCAAACAAATTTGTCAATATTAGAAAAAGAAATGTATGCtggaaaaaggaaaaaatgcCAACAGAAAAAAGAACAGGTAAATggccttttttttaaaaaaaatggataagTTGATCATAAGGAAGAAATGTGCAATGTCTAGAGGAATATTGAGCTGACAAACTCATCTAATTTATTGACCAAAAAACAACGACCTCGTGTACTCAaatgtttattaattttggatgcAGGAACTCCCTCAACGACGGTGATTTAATTTTAACCGGATGGGAGGAAGATATTTTGAATATTGCTAAAAATATAATCAGAGAGCAGAGTCCAAGACAGTAAGTAAATTGTGCCTTTTTGTACTAGACTAATTTGTGCCTTCTAGTTCTATCTCTTGAACTAGAGGTGGGAAAATGCTTAATATATATGGTATAAGTTTTGTTTTGACCTTTTTTGCCACTAAACTTCTtgttctatttctatttttttttatggcaATAACTTCaagttctattttttaaataagtatttatttcagatatttaatttattaaaataaaaatatagttgaATGTTCCAACGAAGTAACATCATACCACAAatctatttatgtattttgaatCCGTAGAGTAGTATTTAAGTATAGGTCAATTATATtcaccaaaaaagaaaaatataggtAAGATATTACTATTAAGGGATTTTCTTAATTATGATGTTACTATATACACAAACCACTGAGTAGGTTGTTAGGCTTATTACCATGAAGAACCTTTAGTTGGAGATGTTCTAAGTGGTTAACGAGCTCTAGTTAAAGTTGAAATGTCCGAAAATACTCGAGTTCGATCTCTAGCTTAAACAATTCTTGATTTGACTTTGGTATGGTTGTTATTgtattgaatttgttttttctctCCAAAGTACACGTAGGaaataaattatagttaaaatttgttattttatgaaGAACAATTTACTTGACAGTCATTTCTCCTTTGTAATAGGTTGTATGTCATTCGTAGAAAGCTTCAAAGTCTTATGATTCATGATGTTCCTCCTGACTTTATTTACAAGGTAATATTTGAGCTGGTGTTTTTATCATTGTAACAACGACTTCTTTACTTTTAATGGTATTCCAATATAAGAGTTATCTTGGTTCACGCAGACTTTGGTTGCAGAGTTAACGAGTTTAGTTGATGACTCATTGTGCTCAGGGGTTGCCAAACTTGACAGCGAGTACAATGTAAAATCTCAAACTGTTATGTGTAATGTAGTTGATTTTACATTTCTTTGTTTCTTTTCGATAAATTTGTTTTTGgctttattgtttatatttaaagcCACACTGATAAATCgggaagtaactttttttattcCATTTCAGAAAGGTAGTGAAATCAAATTTGAAAGTGTGAAGCATTATGCTCCAAACAAACAAGGAGCACTGGATGAAAAGAACAATGAAGTAATAAAAAAGAATGCAATGAACTACTTAAAAGTTGAAGGTAAAAGACCTCCTATTTTTAACTTCTTAtagtatttactatttttaaatcaCAAAAGTTTGTCTTACAAATGATATCAATAATGCATGTAAAGTTCCaaattcaaaatgaatattatattattgtttaatattttcttttgaagaaATTTACCAATCATGCTTAaagtttttagaattttcatttataataataatgtgaaTACATGTtagaatatcaataaaaatgtGGATACTAATTAAGGATGTGGCTTCTTGTGCAACAATATGAGTTATCTCATTGGTCTGTCTtcgattttatttgattgaaccAAAGTTTCATTCAATAACATAACATCGGAATTATAGGATAGAAGGAAATATTTTAAGCATGTGCTCACAGAATTGCTCAGAATGTCTTAGAATTTCACACATGAAGCATAAGACAGCAAAAGGATTGGATCACAGTCCAATCAACTCCCTTTTGTAAAAGGATCATGCCCTCTCAACATTAATCTTGGAATAAAACTGAAAGAGAAACTTTCTTTCCTTGATCAAATGCACAAGAGGCGCTCCTTCATGAATCTGTTTCTCTACCAGAAAGCAGTGAATCTTAATACTCAACTTacataatattttgttattactCGTTGCTTGCACACATAAAATGTCTTCTTATTTGTCATTTCAACACTTGAGTTTTCATTTTCAGAATCTAACTCAACTTTATCATTTATTATGACAGAATTCATAGCAAAATTCATGAGCTGGTACAAGAATTCATCTAAAAGTAGTGATCATGTGCAACTTATTGCTGGAACATAATTAAGTGCTAGCTTGTTTTGTTCATGAAGCGGTCTCAAATGTCAAGCCACGCCTACCTTTGTAAATAAAACCCACAAACATTTTGTGTTTAGAATCAACGGTCAAATAAGATGTATAATGCCTCCCAATATTCTGAATTTTATGTGTTGGATTGCTATAATTGATATGTGAGAAGAATTTCTATATTCCTACATGTTGCCTTTTGTTTTTTGGCTACGTGTTGCCTTAGTGTACATATGAGAATACACATTAAATTTtctagtataattttttttgggtctgcctagatatttttaaaaagatgtAGACTACTTAAACTAATGTCGTGTACGagtatagtttattttaaaaatatataaaatgtgttAATAAAATGAGTATaatgtatatttatttgtacattttttcaaaatattagtattttttatataattattattttctatataaaaCTGTACGGATACAAAAGATTTATAAAGTATTTCGTTTTACTCTTGATAACAtcttataactatttttaagttaaaaagttcagtaaaaatttgatttaatagaTTGACATCATTTATTAActtcgaaaatacaaatattaatgtaaacatatatttgtatataaattatCATCAAGGTAGAAGAATATATTTTGTGCAATGTTTTTATCTCTAACAAATTTAATACTTCAAAATCCATTTTGTTTATTACTATATCATTTCATACACGATCATCaagatattaaataatttgtcaaaaaagaaTCAAGATATCAAATGATTGAGACATTTTATGGGGCTTGCTAACAAAAATTAacgtaaatatatatttatatgttttgcATTGAAagaatactttttaaatttcaaatagtcgaaaacataaatttcaatataactttaattgatttttttgtttttgtgtgtgtatatttttagtttcttaACCATAGTACTTCAAAAGCAATTTGTTAGCATTTGTCACATTTTATTGATAGGATAAAAAGATGAAATAACATGttaacattaaaataatatccTACATGAtactatataataaaaaatattaattcaaacaATTTTGATTTGGTTAAAATTAAAGAGTCCATTAATTTGCTAtagaaaataaagttaaaaactaaaaaaattattttgaaattgtaaagACTGAAATTGTCGATTTTAACAAAATTCCAcccatttataaaataaattaaagttaaagattaaaataactattttaaaattaaagaattcaaaataaatcgatttagaaaattaaagagtCAAACGAGCAGTGTTACCTTTAATTTTTCTCCGTCTCTTTCCATATAaccaagattaaagaaaaacaaaatttacatttaataaTTGTTTTGCATATCTAACGTGGATTGAGAAATATTTAATCAgttgaaattaatatatattatattaaattatatatattttatataaatttaataaaatttatgtgaatt from Cicer arietinum cultivar CDC Frontier isolate Library 1 chromosome 5, Cicar.CDCFrontier_v2.0, whole genome shotgun sequence carries:
- the LOC101491458 gene encoding uncharacterized protein, with the translated sequence MKAPSPTLKQSIGDRHMISPTRHNKFRRRKNSGHWWFSPWMKKEVDSYDMTHSSNSPYYKGLTDQSLAITDEDDGDNISSSLRPIILSSSPHSSPYYKGLTDYSLVLDASWTTSHSHPHHNYNSSPYYRGLIALPVPTSPSSLFSLNINFNTTTTQSPSRDLVFFLSREDQPLMVTEPEATLEEEMELIHLNIQGKPLGVIDQSSLQATLEEIDDDDVEGGKPLRVNYESETILDNDVVLLIEEHQRKPLRERVTSDSEIVLLQQENADKRDLDLVIEQVGNENIDLEEDLSDCWLDGRKAVSEQTVSSELHCDHKLKDAAEEGNLYDYLWATKHQPKFLADFICNRDKALQLKALVKEGCGCNHFIFEGPSNVGKRSMIRAMLREVFGADKVQVTEEYKHIKLKGEMVENLQLRLQKSLHHVEVNLSEAKGYEKHVIVDLFKETYGKVINSSLPCSPENCQAIILYEAEKLSLESLLYIKWLLEKYKGCSKLFFCCSDESRLQPIESHCTTVRLSSPSTQQIVKILEYIVQEEGIKLSPESIEKIILRSKNNLRQAIRSLEATFRNKNSLNDGDLILTGWEEDILNIAKNIIREQSPRQLYVIRRKLQSLMIHDVPPDFIYKTLVAELTSLVDDSLCSGVAKLDSEYNKGSEIKFESVKHYAPNKQGALDEKNNEVIKKNAMNYLKVEEFIAKFMSWYKNSSKSSDHVQLIAGT